TACTGGGCATCATGGGCACGGTTTGGCTGGTGGTTGAACTCCGCAAAACGCCGCCCGCGCCGCCGCCGCCGTTTGAGCCCGCGCGCTCGCCTTATACTCATTTCGTCGCCGGAACCGGCATCATCGAAGCCGCGCGCGAAAATGTAAAAATCGGCGCACCGGAAGGCGGCATCATCAAAACCATTTACGTGCAAGTCGGCAGCGCGGTTAAGAAGGGCGACCCCTTGCTGTTGCTTGATGACCGTGAAATGCGCGCCCAACTTGCCACCATGCAGGCGCAAGTTGAAGCCATGAAAGCCGCTTGGGAAAGCGACAAAGTTTCGCTGGCCGATGCCGCGGACCAATTCAAGCGCACTGATACGCTCGCAAGCGAAAACGTCGCCTCGGTGGACGAACGCACGCGCAAGCAATTCGCCTTGCAAAGCATGGAAGCTCGCGCCGCCAAAACCGAGGCCGACCTTAAATCCGCGCAGGCGCAGGTCGAACTTGTGCAAACCAATCTTGAAATTCTCACCGTGCGCGCGCCGCGCGATGGCGCCATCCTGCAATTAAACGTCCGCGAAGGTGAATACGCCGGCACGACGCCCACCGACCCGCTGATGATTCTCG
This genomic window from Verrucomicrobiia bacterium contains:
- a CDS encoding efflux RND transporter periplasmic adaptor subunit, with product MLFKKISFYLAVLGIMGTVWLVVELRKTPPAPPPPFEPARSPYTHFVAGTGIIEAARENVKIGAPEGGIIKTIYVQVGSAVKKGDPLLLLDDREMRAQLATMQAQVEAMKAAWESDKVSLADAADQFKRTDTLASENVASVDERTRKQFALQSMEARAAKTEADLKSAQAQVELVQTNLEILTVRAPRDGAILQLNVREGEYAGTTPTDPLMILGETDHLQIRTDIDEQDAPLVVANQPAIAYLKGDTKNPIPLRFIRIEPYVVPKKSLTGDSTERVDTRVLQIIFQFERPASPVYVGQQMDVFIQRPGDANAVAQAPVNTTPR